One region of Sulfurisphaera ohwakuensis genomic DNA includes:
- the slaA gene encoding S-layer protein SlaA has product MNKTLGLILSILFIFEIFLFGIPLTTQAALPSIPEGHGIAIYLPQYDGVAYIFNVSNINVSANSNLQNLITYFGTYFSPVIVFKNSTVTQTIQFTIPSTYFTDIYYAEGAKVLIFLVGVVGSYMNQEPQVPITYLEQFTGNLGVVVNEYGTAQTTLTQVGLYNSLYVYGTTSTLKQEYPVIANDLLTPSTTSPNFFYEYVYGQVTQSFTVATLTIPAQTTNQLLVFAPFSFVPPNFIPTPEATGFFNPLQINGNLGPGLQSLASTKAYIWGRALINTSIVDPFISASPGYDNLTFQLNYSTPGPLQINLAQLAQIAALPDFPSKFTYLSYQFASGYWSFLGFISDDNLSITINGVAVKAPVSGTFTIPDPEQYNATLLAILPLSTATSMGLTNGSKLEYFSNLTIYYLYNNQIHHTMLVNPNAPPTSYTLPVYVYSAPAGSTISITGYFNGTKYTVNIVVGSSPTLIPYVATTSLVATAYEGIKATVSGFYTTSPIMSTPPTQIAISGQTQFQAQAQFTSSQATATVTLLTNATLQFNNVKLPGFSFNGIVVTPEYPIINGTIAMQYMSTAQYFMSNGEYELAILGSELPMAISQFMGLQNFVISEPQYLSKPFSLTLTVPTVPATETGTGPLFVAFSTIPQYTYITLVDFGLWSNETSVVVTAYSTTGGVTTANHGYFYATVIPPQIMTTPITPQSFECYNAPDVMLYDPDAILVPGNPSGSFTYAIASLNYSATTVPNSAIIFYGSTVYNISGTFGKYPYNKLTVISSNVFTYTEETIVSSLTAYQLTLNGNTISVIGPNGETSAIQLAYYADNNPTVNMYFEQSLFVNNNMDIELAYIAGLNVSYGNVLLSPQNQVGYEEITPTGANYVITNYITFKILASNAPNLYPVNSNTFLTVAPNASFVGASDIYKYISTDYAVFHYFASSKQYKVETSVTVPNITATLYFSSPVTPLYSSIALLYLNESYYGANLPAYLAIGTGGWQQWNAPLYQLLGISATPLLLSKMMYVNVTLPSGVTYTIALTTKNLTTLFVSLNAQQLQYCNGTYEYQISIPGLESILHLTLQQLNNSILTVSMYDYVTHETLVATTKLVALKELQLVAAQPGQLFYFLTFKASGVSLTASTPWFIAQKMYIEPLLNFTDYQFAHTNPTSLLHLMVTNITVYHNGQVAMIYYNATSGRTIAKNVYGQVVLNASGNLIPQIAETAAGSGIFTGTLSFAVLPNNTLTTLTFNKISVFTNGTLAITLSNGTNVPLGPAGLFVLPFVTINGTTIGYDANVSVTVTDSVSTVTVSTYIMPANITPIRLAPVPTIPPISHAPLSTYYYTSPVVITPTSPVINIYATSVLPYPYEFFILAVVRQGVNASVTSPVVYYSYQAVVAKPALGTSAVPYILVAVQMQGILSLPPGSYTVTMYAVPFAVGPAISEYPVNLVFTNVTVEK; this is encoded by the coding sequence AAATAGTAACCTACAAAACCTAATAACCTACTTTGGAACTTACTTCTCACCAGTTATTGTTTTTAAGAATTCTACTGTCACACAGACAATACAATTTACCATTCCTTCAACATATTTCACAGATATTTATTATGCAGAAGGAGCTAAGGTATTAATATTCTTAGTAGGTGTGGTAGGTAGTTATATGAATCAAGAACCGCAAGTACCGATTACTTACTTAGAGCAGTTTACTGGCAATCTAGGAGTAGTAGTTAATGAGTATGGCACAGCTCAAACCACCTTAACCCAAGTAGGCTTATATAATAGTTTGTACGTTTATGGAACTACTAGTACTTTAAAGCAAGAATATCCAGTTATAGCTAATGACTTATTAACTCCTTCAACCACAAGTCCAAACTTCTTCTATGAATATGTATATGGTCAAGTTACTCAATCCTTTACTGTAGCTACTCTGACTATACCAGCCCAAACAACTAATCAGCTCTTAGTGTTTGCACCATTCTCATTTGTTCCACCAAACTTTATACCAACACCAGAAGCTACTGGATTCTTTAATCCACTACAAATAAATGGTAATTTAGGTCCAGGATTACAATCTTTAGCTAGTACAAAAGCATATATTTGGGGTAGAGCACTAATTAACACAAGCATTGTAGACCCATTTATATCAGCAAGTCCAGGTTATGATAACTTAACATTCCAGTTAAACTATTCTACTCCCGGACCATTACAAATTAACTTAGCACAATTAGCCCAAATAGCGGCATTACCAGACTTCCCATCTAAGTTCACTTATTTATCTTATCAATTTGCAAGTGGATATTGGAGCTTCTTAGGATTTATATCTGATGATAACCTAAGTATAACAATTAATGGTGTAGCAGTAAAAGCTCCAGTAAGTGGTACATTTACTATACCAGACCCAGAACAATATAATGCAACATTACTTGCAATATTGCCTTTAAGTACAGCTACATCTATGGGATTAACTAATGGAAGCAAATTAGAGTATTTCAGCAACCTAACAATTTACTACTTATATAATAATCAAATTCACCATACTATGCTGGTTAATCCAAATGCACCACCAACCTCCTATACACTTCCAGTTTATGTATATTCGGCACCAGCCGGTTCCACAATCTCTATAACTGGTTACTTTAACGGTACTAAATATACAGTAAATATAGTAGTTGGTAGTTCACCAACGCTAATACCATATGTGGCAACAACATCTTTGGTTGCTACAGCTTATGAGGGCATAAAAGCAACCGTAAGTGGTTTCTATACAACATCTCCAATTATGTCAACACCACCAACACAAATAGCAATATCTGGTCAAACTCAGTTCCAAGCTCAAGCACAATTTACATCATCTCAAGCCACAGCAACAGTTACCTTATTAACTAATGCAACATTACAATTTAATAATGTAAAATTACCAGGTTTCTCATTTAACGGAATAGTTGTAACACCAGAATATCCAATAATTAATGGTACAATAGCAATGCAGTATATGAGTACTGCTCAGTACTTTATGTCAAACGGTGAATATGAGTTAGCAATTTTAGGTTCTGAATTACCAATGGCTATTTCTCAGTTTATGGGATTACAAAACTTCGTAATCTCTGAGCCACAATACTTATCGAAACCATTCTCATTAACATTAACAGTGCCAACAGTTCCAGCTACAGAAACTGGAACGGGCCCATTATTTGTTGCGTTTTCAACAATTCCACAATATACTTACATAACTCTAGTTGATTTTGGATTATGGAGCAATGAAACTTCAGTTGTGGTTACAGCATATAGTACTACTGGAGGAGTAACTACAGCTAATCACGGTTACTTCTATGCTACTGTGATTCCACCACAAATAATGACAACACCAATTACTCCACAGAGCTTTGAATGCTATAATGCACCGGATGTAATGTTATATGATCCAGATGCAATATTAGTACCAGGAAATCCATCTGGAAGCTTTACTTATGCTATCGCATCTTTGAATTACAGTGCCACAACTGTACCTAATTCAGCAATAATCTTCTATGGTTCAACAGTCTATAATATTTCTGGTACATTTGGTAAATATCCATATAATAAACTAACTGTAATTTCATCCAATGTATTTACATATACTGAAGAAACTATAGTATCATCCTTAACAGCTTATCAATTAACATTAAATGGTAACACGATATCTGTAATAGGACCTAATGGTGAGACCAGTGCTATACAATTAGCATATTATGCTGATAATAACCCAACTGTTAATATGTACTTTGAGCAATCATTATTTGTCAATAATAACATGGATATTGAGTTAGCATATATAGCTGGATTAAACGTAAGCTATGGAAACGTGCTATTATCACCACAAAATCAAGTAGGTTATGAAGAAATCACACCTACTGGTGCTAACTACGTAATTACAAACTATATAACATTTAAGATATTAGCAAGTAATGCGCCAAACTTATATCCTGTAAACTCTAATACATTCTTAACTGTAGCACCTAATGCTTCGTTTGTAGGCGCATCTGATATATACAAGTATATAAGCACTGACTATGCAGTATTCCATTACTTTGCATCTTCAAAGCAGTACAAAGTTGAAACTTCTGTAACAGTACCTAATATAACTGCAACATTATACTTCAGCAGTCCAGTAACACCATTGTACTCATCTATAGCTTTATTATACTTAAATGAGAGCTACTATGGCGCAAACTTACCAGCTTACTTAGCAATTGGAACTGGTGGATGGCAACAGTGGAATGCACCATTATATCAGTTATTAGGAATATCAGCAACACCGCTATTATTATCAAAGATGATGTATGTAAATGTAACTTTACCATCTGGTGTTACATACACAATAGCCTTGACAACTAAGAACTTAACAACATTGTTCGTATCCTTAAATGCACAACAATTACAATACTGTAACGGAACATATGAGTACCAGATAAGTATTCCAGGGTTAGAGAGCATATTACACTTAACATTACAACAATTAAATAACAGCATATTAACAGTTAGCATGTACGATTATGTAACTCATGAAACATTAGTAGCTACTACTAAGCTAGTTGCATTAAAAGAATTACAATTAGTAGCAGCCCAACCTGGACAATTATTCTACTTCCTAACATTCAAAGCTTCTGGCGTATCATTGACAGCATCTACTCCATGGTTTATAGCTCAGAAGATGTATATAGAACCATTACTAAACTTCACTGACTATCAGTTTGCTCATACAAACCCAACCAGCTTATTACATCTAATGGTAACAAACATAACAGTATATCATAACGGACAAGTAGCTATGATATATTACAATGCAACGTCTGGAAGAACTATAGCAAAGAACGTATATGGACAAGTTGTCTTGAATGCCTCTGGTAACCTAATACCACAGATAGCGGAGACTGCAGCTGGTTCTGGAATATTCACTGGAACTCTGTCATTTGCTGTATTGCCAAATAATACTTTAACCACTTTAACATTCAATAAGATTAGTGTATTTACAAATGGTACCTTAGCAATAACACTTAGCAATGGTACTAATGTACCATTAGGACCAGCTGGATTATTCGTATTACCATTCGTAACAATTAACGGTACTACGATAGGTTATGATGCTAATGTAAGTGTAACAGTAACTGATAGTGTAAGTACTGTAACAGTATCCACATACATTATGCCAGCTAATATAACTCCAATTAGATTAGCACCAGTTCCAACTATTCCACCAATATCTCATGCACCATTATCAACATACTACTACACATCTCCAGTAGTAATTACACCAACAAGCCCAGTAATTAACATCTATGCAACTAGCGTATTACCATATCCATATGAGTTCTTCATCTTAGCAGTAGTAAGACAAGGTGTAAATGCCTCTGTAACATCTCCAGTAGTATACTACTCATATCAAGCAGTGGTTGCTAAACCAGCATTAGGAACATCAGCAGTACCATATATACTAGTAGCTGTACAGATGCAGGGAATATTATCATTACCACCAGGATCTTACACAGTTACAATGTATGCAGTACCGTTTGCAGTAGGTCCAGCAATATCAGAATATCCAGTTAACTTAGTATTTACTAACGTAACTGTGGAGAAGTAA
- a CDS encoding FMN-binding glutamate synthase family protein, translating to MLIIKQYLPIPKQTDNEFWTVERIEHIRQLALTGKPSKIFPKWSSLRILDRVRFKNEDARISETPKARTFTKLAGIEMSAPLYLGDMSYGALSGNPNIIIARAADLTGTLAGTGEGGLHPEVAKSKRIFVQWASARFGVDFDVLMHGAGIVIKIGQGAKPGIGGHLPGSKVTEPISLTRRIPVGIDAISPAPHHDIYSIEDLGQRIEALKEATGKPVFVKVAATNYIPYIVSGIARMGADGVIIDGHGAGTGATPIVIRDNVGIPIELAVASADRVLREQGMRNNFHIIAAGRVADATDAAKLIALGADVVSVGTGALIAMGCVMVHKCHIGSCPTALTNKIDGSRMIDTDFGLKVLVNYIHGFSLELANILDNLGLSSIDELKGRRDLLVGKGLSRETLSVLGIEGEEEELPPKLGELWSRRRKVYLHELINKGDPVITSMGSTAPPDVEKPARIVDWLRSDGAQVTRPSIDPYREDIDTSFYLAGGRIYLSLPVIFDIIDAPEDERNALQWASLALSSAVFTDVTSRYYEDISISHDGKGVIKWSKNYEAGSYILLPSSEEAVEEVVELKGIPGFIIDEDLGNEDLEVVISEIDTKLKRMGIRKKFDLIAKSSRIRDSGDVFKLVALGADSVIMSYKVFEVALGEGSRSDLKSKAFNLISGFKKEIALLAGAAGVYSVQSTLTGNRELLRAINLNSYLLQKLRVKVAGSL from the coding sequence TTGCTTATAATTAAGCAATATTTACCGATACCGAAGCAAACAGATAATGAATTTTGGACTGTAGAGAGGATTGAACACATTCGTCAGTTGGCTTTAACCGGTAAGCCAAGTAAAATTTTTCCTAAATGGAGCTCTTTAAGGATTCTTGATAGAGTTCGTTTTAAAAATGAAGATGCTAGAATTAGCGAGACACCGAAAGCTAGGACTTTTACTAAATTAGCTGGTATCGAAATGTCTGCTCCCCTATATTTGGGGGATATGTCTTATGGTGCTTTAAGTGGTAATCCTAATATAATAATCGCTAGAGCTGCAGATCTAACAGGAACTTTAGCTGGTACTGGTGAGGGGGGTTTACATCCAGAAGTTGCTAAATCTAAGAGGATTTTTGTCCAATGGGCTTCAGCCCGTTTTGGTGTTGATTTTGATGTTCTAATGCATGGGGCTGGGATTGTTATCAAGATTGGACAAGGCGCTAAGCCGGGTATTGGTGGTCATTTACCCGGGAGTAAGGTTACTGAGCCTATTTCTCTTACTAGGCGAATACCAGTAGGTATTGATGCTATTTCTCCGGCTCCTCATCATGATATTTACTCTATTGAGGATTTAGGTCAGAGGATTGAGGCTTTAAAAGAAGCTACTGGTAAGCCTGTCTTTGTTAAAGTTGCTGCTACTAACTACATTCCTTATATAGTATCTGGTATTGCCAGGATGGGAGCTGATGGTGTCATTATTGATGGTCATGGTGCTGGTACTGGTGCTACTCCTATCGTAATAAGAGATAATGTTGGTATTCCGATTGAATTAGCAGTAGCTTCAGCTGATAGGGTTTTGAGGGAACAAGGGATGAGGAATAACTTTCATATTATTGCCGCTGGTAGGGTTGCTGATGCTACTGATGCAGCTAAGTTAATTGCTTTAGGTGCGGATGTTGTTAGTGTAGGTACTGGAGCTTTGATCGCAATGGGCTGTGTTATGGTTCATAAGTGCCATATTGGTTCTTGTCCGACAGCTCTAACTAATAAGATTGACGGTAGTAGGATGATTGACACAGATTTTGGGCTTAAAGTCTTAGTTAATTATATTCATGGCTTTTCTCTTGAGTTGGCTAATATTCTGGATAATTTAGGTCTCTCAAGCATAGATGAACTTAAGGGAAGGAGGGATCTGTTAGTAGGTAAGGGTTTATCTAGAGAGACTCTGTCAGTTTTAGGTATTGAGGGGGAAGAGGAGGAATTACCACCTAAACTTGGTGAGTTATGGTCTAGAAGGAGAAAAGTATATTTACATGAGTTAATTAATAAGGGTGACCCCGTGATTACGAGTATGGGTAGTACTGCACCACCAGATGTCGAGAAACCAGCAAGGATTGTTGATTGGTTAAGAAGTGATGGTGCTCAGGTTACTAGGCCCTCAATTGATCCCTATAGAGAGGATATTGATACGAGCTTTTACTTAGCTGGTGGTAGGATTTATCTTTCTTTACCAGTAATTTTTGATATTATTGACGCGCCAGAAGATGAAAGAAACGCTTTACAATGGGCTTCTTTAGCTTTAAGTTCTGCAGTATTTACTGATGTTACTTCAAGGTATTATGAAGATATTTCTATAAGTCATGACGGTAAAGGCGTAATTAAGTGGAGTAAAAACTATGAGGCTGGCAGTTATATCTTATTGCCAAGTAGTGAAGAGGCTGTTGAGGAAGTTGTAGAATTGAAGGGTATACCAGGTTTTATTATCGATGAGGATTTAGGAAATGAAGATCTTGAAGTTGTCATTTCAGAGATAGATACTAAGTTAAAGAGAATGGGAATAAGAAAGAAGTTTGATTTGATTGCAAAGTCCTCTAGGATAAGGGATTCTGGGGATGTTTTTAAATTAGTTGCTTTAGGTGCAGATTCCGTGATAATGTCTTACAAAGTGTTTGAGGTAGCCTTAGGAGAGGGAAGTAGGAGTGACTTAAAGAGTAAGGCATTTAATTTAATTTCTGGTTTTAAGAAAGAGATCGCTTTGTTAGCTGGTGCTGCTGGCGTTTACTCTGTTCAATCTACTTTAACCGGAAATAGAGAACTTTTAAGAGCAATTAATTTGAATTCCTACCTTTTACAAAAGCTTAGGGTTAAGGTGGCTGGTTCTCTATGA
- a CDS encoding class II glutamine amidotransferase produces the protein MIHPSGCGVLGILRKKSASKISGEMVVRGIERVRYRGSDRGAGFAVFDKDKGNRYVIKVFYEGDPTTVKNIMESHGIRVDKYELEYIDSDICDCKFYITLDNLPLGKKAFRNINEIIWSQKKGRLYSFGTSLQVFKGVGYPKDVAQLYKVEEYEGDLWLAHTRQPTNSPGHYPYWSHPFSTFNIAIVHNGDVSSFGANLEYLMERNWEGFVGTDSEVIAFLFEELISEGFSVEEAVKILVNPSRRFSAFSRELDYYYRNARLDGPFTAVIGYDSGDDLYLIALADRSKFRPAIIGEDENFYYVASEENEIREISPSARVWTLKPGSYFIASLNKGVISYGRDEVELKSFSPPPIFAPKVYDIDARNVGYKELNELIAHEVKRGKREVTVANVMGHRYIGINFKRFGVSNIRVNLYGVVGNAMANLNEDNYFYVYGNVADDCCDTMHGGKVVIYGDARDVLAQTFQNGKIFVKGNAGNRVGIQMREYKDRRPYLVIGGMVDDYLGEYMAGGVIVVLGTTVNHEPVGNFVGSGMVGGRIYIRGKVSMSKIGLQPPKIEIVRFLKALLLEGLIDESFYDELRDKEYIEIMDKLEGKAKEYAKRLFEEKVGIPRVEYRELTEEEFKELYPVMREYSSDMGKDYTELLKEKFTVISARGKL, from the coding sequence ATGATTCACCCATCTGGTTGTGGTGTTTTAGGTATATTAAGAAAAAAGAGTGCTAGTAAGATTTCCGGTGAGATGGTAGTTAGGGGAATTGAAAGAGTAAGGTATAGGGGAAGTGATAGAGGTGCTGGGTTTGCCGTTTTTGATAAAGATAAGGGGAATAGATATGTCATTAAGGTCTTTTATGAAGGCGATCCCACTACAGTAAAAAACATTATGGAATCCCACGGTATTAGGGTTGATAAATATGAGTTAGAATACATAGATTCTGATATCTGTGATTGTAAGTTTTATATTACTCTTGATAATTTGCCTCTTGGTAAGAAGGCTTTTAGGAATATTAATGAGATTATCTGGTCTCAGAAGAAGGGAAGGCTATATAGTTTTGGTACTTCTCTTCAGGTTTTTAAAGGCGTTGGTTATCCCAAGGATGTAGCACAGTTATATAAGGTTGAGGAATATGAAGGTGATTTATGGTTGGCTCATACGAGACAACCGACAAATTCGCCGGGACATTATCCTTACTGGTCTCATCCTTTCTCAACATTTAATATTGCTATTGTTCATAATGGTGATGTTAGTTCATTTGGTGCTAATCTAGAGTATCTAATGGAGAGGAATTGGGAGGGGTTTGTAGGGACTGATAGTGAGGTTATTGCTTTTCTCTTTGAGGAACTGATCTCTGAAGGTTTTAGTGTAGAAGAAGCTGTAAAGATTCTAGTTAATCCGTCAAGGCGTTTTTCAGCTTTTTCTAGAGAATTAGATTATTACTATAGAAATGCTAGGCTTGATGGTCCATTTACTGCTGTAATTGGTTATGATTCTGGTGATGATCTTTATTTAATTGCTTTAGCAGATAGATCGAAGTTTAGACCAGCAATTATTGGTGAGGATGAGAATTTCTATTACGTTGCAAGTGAAGAGAATGAAATTAGGGAGATCAGTCCTAGTGCTAGAGTATGGACTTTAAAGCCTGGTTCATATTTTATAGCATCATTAAATAAGGGTGTGATAAGTTACGGTAGGGATGAAGTTGAATTAAAGAGTTTTTCGCCACCACCAATTTTCGCTCCTAAAGTATATGATATAGACGCCAGAAATGTTGGTTATAAGGAGTTAAATGAGTTAATTGCACATGAAGTGAAGAGGGGGAAGAGAGAAGTAACTGTTGCTAATGTCATGGGTCATCGTTATATAGGTATTAACTTTAAGCGTTTTGGAGTTAGTAATATTAGAGTTAATTTATACGGTGTTGTTGGTAATGCAATGGCTAATTTAAATGAGGACAACTATTTTTATGTTTATGGTAATGTCGCTGATGACTGTTGTGATACAATGCATGGGGGTAAAGTCGTTATTTATGGTGATGCTAGGGATGTTTTAGCTCAGACTTTTCAGAATGGTAAGATATTTGTTAAGGGTAACGCTGGAAATAGAGTTGGTATACAGATGAGAGAGTATAAGGATAGGAGACCTTATCTTGTGATAGGTGGAATGGTTGATGATTATTTAGGCGAATATATGGCTGGTGGTGTTATTGTTGTTTTAGGTACTACAGTTAACCATGAACCCGTAGGTAATTTCGTAGGTTCTGGTATGGTTGGTGGAAGAATTTATATAAGGGGAAAGGTTTCAATGTCTAAAATTGGTTTGCAACCTCCAAAAATAGAAATAGTGAGGTTTCTGAAGGCATTACTTCTTGAGGGTTTAATAGATGAAAGTTTTTACGATGAATTAAGGGATAAAGAATATATTGAGATTATGGACAAACTTGAAGGTAAAGCTAAGGAGTATGCTAAGAGATTATTTGAAGAAAAAGTAGGAATTCCGAGAGTTGAATATAGGGAATTAACTGAAGAGGAGTTTAAGGAGTTATATCCCGTCATGAGAGAGTATAGTTCCGATATGGGTAAAGACTATACTGAGTTACTAAAGGAGAAGTTTACTGTAATTTCAGCAAGAGGTAAGCTCTAG
- a CDS encoding carboxypeptidase-like regulatory domain-containing protein, with protein MNMRFVIGLILSIIVLGFSVPLATASTSLVVISPTQGEVFHFGQPLVVTFKYAPGATVAIYVLTPSGANIPVASGATNSSGYFSQEIWVWGSSSENSQVGAYTIEIEVNGGQAATSVTVYYKPYTATIKALVENEQGIPLQGATVSVYNVTSGLHELIATATTGSNGIATIQVIAFNFTENLEVVASYPGYVNASQTISVVGNQTISLTFKLYPAIVTVLAVGELQNGIATAALNPFGYTSLTGTEGDEITVLFAVEFAGMKVTNATVTASVATPSGVTTMTATPITSGPYAGYYNVTFMLPALNTTYLAFIDVNATYNGISGTLNVPIQAEVNYTTIFTNYVKILTQEIQSVNQTVYTLMGEIKSLNASISQLSATLSSTTTEITTLENDIKTLESSVSSLNGTVSSLSSTVSNLSSQVNKLNSEVSSITPLVYGGLIAGIIGLIVAIVAIVLVYRKIS; from the coding sequence ATGAACATGCGTTTTGTTATAGGTTTAATTTTGTCAATAATAGTATTAGGTTTTAGTGTACCTTTAGCTACAGCGAGCACTAGCTTAGTAGTGATATCACCAACTCAAGGGGAAGTTTTTCATTTTGGCCAACCATTAGTAGTGACGTTTAAGTATGCCCCTGGTGCTACGGTAGCAATATATGTTTTAACTCCCTCTGGTGCTAATATACCAGTAGCTTCTGGTGCTACTAACTCTAGCGGATATTTCAGTCAAGAAATATGGGTATGGGGAAGTTCTAGTGAGAATAGTCAAGTAGGAGCTTATACAATCGAGATTGAAGTAAATGGTGGCCAAGCTGCTACATCAGTAACTGTTTATTATAAGCCATATACTGCTACAATTAAGGCTTTAGTAGAAAATGAACAAGGTATTCCATTACAAGGAGCTACGGTAAGTGTATATAATGTTACAAGTGGTTTGCATGAGTTAATAGCTACAGCTACAACAGGTTCTAATGGTATTGCAACAATTCAAGTTATAGCATTCAATTTCACTGAAAACTTAGAAGTAGTAGCAAGCTATCCGGGCTATGTTAATGCTAGTCAAACTATAAGTGTTGTTGGTAACCAAACAATATCACTAACATTTAAGTTATATCCAGCTATTGTTACAGTACTTGCTGTTGGAGAGTTACAAAACGGTATAGCAACTGCTGCATTAAATCCATTTGGATATACTTCATTAACTGGTACTGAGGGAGATGAAATAACTGTATTGTTTGCAGTAGAATTTGCTGGAATGAAAGTAACAAATGCAACTGTAACAGCATCTGTTGCAACTCCATCTGGAGTAACTACTATGACAGCTACACCAATAACTTCTGGTCCTTATGCTGGTTACTATAATGTAACGTTTATGTTACCAGCATTGAATACAACTTATTTAGCCTTTATCGATGTAAATGCAACCTATAATGGTATTTCTGGAACACTTAATGTACCAATACAAGCTGAAGTAAACTATACAACTATATTTACTAACTACGTAAAAATATTAACTCAGGAAATTCAAAGTGTAAATCAAACTGTCTATACATTAATGGGTGAAATTAAGTCTTTAAACGCATCAATATCACAACTATCAGCTACATTATCGTCAACGACTACTGAGATTACTACACTAGAAAATGATATAAAAACACTAGAATCTTCTGTAAGCTCATTGAATGGTACAGTAAGTAGCTTATCTTCCACAGTATCAAACTTATCCAGCCAAGTAAACAAATTGAACAGCGAAGTATCAAGTATTACACCATTAGTATATGGAGGATTAATAGCTGGAATAATAGGTCTAATTGTTGCTATTGTTGCTATTGTCCTAGTATATAGAAAGATAAGTTAA
- a CDS encoding type II toxin-antitoxin system VapC family toxin, which yields MYPLDENVAFEYANIYYELKNKGKLISDLDLIIASTAKACHEKLITKDRDFLLVKDYIHVEIIS from the coding sequence ATTTATCCTCTAGATGAAAATGTAGCATTTGAATATGCTAACATATATTATGAATTAAAGAATAAGGGAAAATTAATTTCTGATCTCGACTTAATTATAGCATCAACAGCTAAAGCATGTCATGAAAAATTGATAACCAAAGATAGGGATTTCTTGTTAGTAAAAGATTACATTCATGTAGAAATTATATCATAA